In uncultured Desulfovibrio sp., the genomic stretch GCCAGCCGGTCAGGCGGTCGGCCAGTTCGCCTTCATAAAATACGCGCGCGCCCTCGCGGGCGATAAGGTCAAGGGTCGCGGCAAGGTCGGGCAGACGCAGCACTGCCCCTGTTTGCGGGGGCGTGCCGTTGGGTAAAAATGTGCGCGCAAAGCCGGGAAACCTCTGCAATTGCCGATAGCCCGTGGGGTCAGGCTTGCAGTCCTCCTGCAGCCAGTGGGCCAGGGATGGAGTTACGGCAAAACCTTCTGCCGCGAGGCTGATGGCCTCTTGCAACAGGTCGCCCAAAGCAAGAGAGCTGCCCCAGGAGCGGCTGAGCGTGTGGGCGGCATCCCAACCAGAAACCACACCGGGCACAGTGCAGGCAGCCAGCGGCCCGCGCAGAGGAATGGACACAAGGCCCTTTTGCGCAAATAAATCCCGCGTGACATTTTCACCAGAGCGCCCACAGGCGTTGATGCCGTGCAGTGCGCCAGTTGCCGCTTCGTGCGCCAGCCAGAAGTTGTCGCCCCCGATGCTGCACATCTGCGGGTACACAACGGCCAGCACTGCTGCCACGGCCACGGCGGCGTCAAGGGCGGTGCCGCCCTTGCGCAGAATATCCACGCCTGCCTGTGTGGCAAGGTAGTGCGGCGATGTGACCATGCCCCGTGTGGTCATGGGGTCAAAACGCTGGGATTCTGTTTTCGCATAGGGGCTGGATGCAAAGTTCATGGCGCTTCCTGTTGGGGTGGCTAGGTGTCGCATGGGTGCCGCCAGCAGGGCGCAAATCTGTGAAGACCCCAATGGCATGCAGTGGATAATCCGTGGCCTTGCAGCAGACTAGCGGCGGGGGAGCGGCACGTCAAACCGATGCTGCATCCCTGCCAGCAGGTGATAATCAGGTGTGGATTTTGCTTAAAACCGGGCGGGCCATGCCGGGCAAGCCTCATTGAGGGGTGACAAAAAAGGGCGTAAGCAGGTCTGACGCCGCGCAGGTGCGGCTACAGATCAGCAGGCAGCCGCGCTCTACGCGGCGCGAAGGACACAATATGGGTACAACAATAATGCTGTTTGCCGTGGGGCTTGCAGGAAGTTTTGTTTTTGACCGTTTTCACCTGCCCGGCGGGGCCATGACAGGGGCCATGATCGCCGTGGTGATTTTCAAAAGCTGCGGCTCCATTACCTCACCCGACATGGCGCACTGGGTGCGCTTTATTGTCTACGGGTGCGTGGGCGTGCTTGTGGGCAACATGTATAATCCCGGCATGCTCGATGCCGTGCGCGACACCTGGCCCATGATGCTGCTTTCAACAGGCATTATTCTGATGGCGGGGCTTTTGTGCACATGGATTGCCGTGCGCTGGGGCGGACTCTCTGTAGGCGGGGCATATCTGGCGACCAGCCCAGGCGGATTCAACGCGGTGGTGGCGCTTTCCGGCGGCACAGGGGCGGAAGCCCCCATGGTGATGGTGTACCATCTGGTGCGCATCTATGCCATTGTGCTGCTCTCGCCCATTGTGGCCAAGATGCTGTCTTATTTAGTGAAGTAATCGGTCAAGGCTCGGCATCCGCCCTGCGCATGGGGGCCGCCGACAGACATCGACATTGAGCCTCCGTCGGATTCCGCCGGGGGCTTTTTAGCGGGCAAGCAGCAGGATCAGACCGCCCAGCCCCGGCAGCGCGACCATGCAGCCTTTGAGCAGCAATTGCGGAGCCATGCGGGTAAACTTTGCGCCCACATATGCGCCGATGACCTGACCAGCCAGAACCTGCAGGAACAGCACAAGATCCAGATGCCCGGCGGCGAGAAAACCCAGGCTGCCAAAGGCTGCAATGGGCAGAATGACCAGCATGGTTGTGCCTACGGTCTGATAGAGCGGCACATTGAAGATGATCAGCAGGGTCATCTGGATAAAGGGGGTTGCCCCCACGCCGCAGGCCCCGGAAACCAGACCGTTGAACACACCCACCATGCCTGTCAGCAGCCAGAACTTCACGCCTCGGGTACTGGTGAAACGAAAGCTGAACAGCGGATTGGCCGGGTGAAAAACCCGCAGATAAATGAGGAAGGCAGAGAACATAAGCACCACGCCAGTCAACGGCTTGAGCGTGGCGGAGGCAAGCCCGGACGAGATATGTGCGCCGCAGAAGGCCCCGGCGGCGCCGAACGCGCCCAGCAGCAAGCCCAGCCTGCGGTTGACGTTGCCCTCGCGAAAGTGGCTGACGGAGCCGGAGAGGGACGTAAACGTCATGGCCGCAAGAGAAGTGCCAAGGGCAACCTGCATGGGGATGTCAAAGCCCACGCTAAGCATGGTGATCATAACGCCAGCGCCGCCAGCGCCCACAAAGCCCAGCAATATCCCCAACAAAAGCATGGCGGCAAAAATAAGCATAGATCACCTGCTGCGCAGGCCGCCTCCACAGGCGGCGTAAAATTGAGCAATTACATGCAGCGGCAGAAATTGCCACGCAGTTCTGGCAGGCTAGCTCTACCGCGTGTGGGGCGCAAGGGTATTTTTCCCCGCCCGGCGGGTCAGACGTGCGCCGCCCTTTGCGCGCGCAGCAGCGTATCCCACGCCCGAACGTAAAAGATCAGGTAGCGCCAGCACACATAGGCTACAACCAGAGTGGCGACAATCATTTCCAGCACTGCCAGCACCTTGAGTTGCAGGGCGTACTCCAGCGTTGCGGGATAGGCGGCCAGCAGTTCAGAGACCTTGTACAAAGCTGTTGCCCCAACCGCCATGGGGAAGGTGTAGGCCGCAAAGCCAGGGCTGAAGGGCAAACGCAGCAACTTGAAAAAGGCAACATAGATGATGCTGGTCATCAACACCGCCACCCCGAGCAACAGGCTGCACAGGAGCAGGGAGGGGGTGGGCTCAAGGCTCAGATAGGCCACCAGAGAAAGGCTGGCCGGAGCGGCAAGCACAGCTATGGTTGGCTTGGATGCGTCTTCGATTTCTCGGGAAAATATGAGCCGGTACAACATGACCGGCAGCAGGGCCGCGTAATTGACCATGCCAAAAACCATCAGGCCATAGGCGAGCTGGTAGTAGGCCGGGCCGGGAACCGTCATGGCCGCCACGCTGATGCCAACAAAGGGGACAAACCAGCTTGGCAGCATGTGGTGCAGGCTGAACTGCCGTGCCCTGAAGGCCACAAAGGCCAGCAAAAGGCAGAGATGCAGGGCCACGGCAAACAGCCAGAGCCACTGGGCCGCCCGCGCGTCCAGAATGCTCAGGCTCTTGGATTGCAGCATCAGGGCCATTGAGGTCGTAGGTAAAATACTTCCAAGTACAGGGTGGCGCAGTTCTTCGAGCAACAGCCTTGGGTTCATGGCAAATTTGCCTGCCAGGAGCAGGATCAGCGCCATGGATGTCAGCGCGCCAAACACCTGCGCAAAATTGTGGAGGGGCAGGCTTTTTTCAAGCCCGATGCCCAGACTGGCAATGCCAAGGGCCAACCCCGCAAGGGGCGTGGGAACAGCGCGAAAGAAATTGCGAACACTCTGCAACCTGGAATTATCCTCGGTTGTGGTCTGCTTGCGTGTTTGCCACGGATCGTGCATTAAGAAAATCGAAATGAATTTAACGTAACGTATAAAAAAATTAAACGCAGATATGACACTCAAGCAATTGCAGGTTTTTCTGGCTGTGGCGCGGTTTCAGAACCTCACACAGGCCGCAGAGGCTGTGTTTCTGACCAAGGGTGCGGTTTCCCAGGCCTTGCAGGAACTGGAGCGGCACCTCGGCGTGCGTCTGTTTGACAGGGTGCACCCGCATTTGCGGCTGAATCATGAGGGGGCGCGCCTGTGGCCGCTGGCGGACGAAATGATGCAAAGGGCCGAGGCCATCGAGCGGACATTTCAGGCTGGCGGGGCCTGCTTCTTGAGCATTGGGGCCAGCAAGACCATTGGCAACTATCTGCTGCCGCAACTGATGCACGATTTTGAAAAGGATCACGGATGGCTGCCCAAGGCGCAGATAGCCAACACCAACCGCCTGCTTGAACTGGTGGAAGGTTATGTCCTGGATGTGGTGCTGCTGGAGGGCGAGCAGCATCGGCCCGACATGGTGGCGGAAGAATGGCTGAAGGATGAAATGGCGGTGGTGGCGTGCAAGGGGCATGCTCTGGCGGACGGCAAGGCCCATGCGCCGGAAGAGCTGGCAGGCCAGCGCTGGATTCTGAGGGAGCCGGATTCCGGCACAAGGGCGTTTTTTGCGCACACCCTAGGCACACTCATTGCGCCCTATACCGTGGCCCTGAGCCTCAGCTCCACCGAGGCGGTGCTGGGCATGGTGGAACAGGGGCTGGGCATCACCTTTGCTTCGCGGCTCATGGCCGAGCTGCCAGGTTTCAGCAGCCGTTTTTCAATAATCCGGCTGACACAGACGTTTTCACGCACGTTTTCCCTTTGCTGGCATGAGTCAAAATACCACTCTGCGGGCATGGACACGTTTATCCGCTTTTGCCGGGCGTGGTCGCCGCTCAACAGATAGCACTGCGCAAAGACCGCCCTATGTGGGCTAACGCTGGCGCGTCAGGTGATACACGCGGGGAACCATGTACATGAGGCTCAACTGCCCGCGCGTAGGCTCATAGCGCGTGGCAACCACCACAGAGCCCAGATTCCAGAGGTGGGCGTCATCGCCTTCTCCGGCGGAGGCCTTGCCAAAACGGTCAGTGACCATCTTGAGTATCATGCCCTCCACCGTATTGTTCGGCGCGGTGTAATCCAGCTCAAGAAATCCCAGTGAGCCGGGGTTTCCGGGGCCGTAGCAGATCGCCATCTGGCGCGCGCCGGGGGCAACCTTGGCCGCATCGTACAGATCGCAGATATAGGCGTCATCCTCGCGGATAATGGTTGCTCCGTACTGTCGCAGGGCCGTGCGCATGGAATTTCTGTCGGTGTTGTCGAGCCGCTGACCAAACAGAACGGCCTCGGGGCGGGAAGGCTCGGCGCGGGCCATATCTTCCAGTTCCTTCATGGCGTTGGCATCGCCGTTCATGGCAGCCGCATAGAGCAGCAGCACCGCCCGTGATGGGTTCTTGGTAACCCCTTGGCCGACGCGATAAAAATGCCCAAGGCGGAACAAGGCCTCGGTTTGCTGCTGCGCCGCAGCGCGGCTGTACCACGCCGCCGCCGCTGTGAAATCCTGCTGCACCCCGCGCCCCAGCTCATAGAGCATGCCCAGATTATACTGGGCCTCGGGCTGGCCTTGCCGCGCAGCCAGATCAAACCAGCGTGCTGCTTCTGCGGGGTTGGGCTCTATGCCGCGTCCCTGTTCCAGCATGCGCCCGTAATTGCTCATGCCCGAGGGGTGCCCTGTCTTGGCTGACTCCGCAAACCAGTGCAGGGCGCGGCCCAGGTCAGGCTCCACCCCCTGCCCGAGGTCGTAGAGCACGCCAAGGTTGTTCATGGCCTGTCCATCCCCAGCTTCGGCCTGTTTGCTCCAGATGCTCTCCGCTGTGGCATAATCGCCCTTGGCGTATGCTGCTGCGGCCTCTTCCGCCTGTGTGGGCGGCGAGGTCCTTTGCGGAACAGGCACCGGCGCTTTGGTGGGCGCGCTTTCCATTGCGGGAGCGGCTTTTTCCTGCTCGGCGGCCTCTTCCTTCTTGCCCTTTTTTGATTTTTTATCCCTGCGGTTTTTTGAGCCCTTTTCCTTCACAGGAGCTTCTGGCTTTTTGGGTGCTTCAAGGGCAGGGCTTGCAGGCTGGGCAGGAGCTGCTGGGGCAGATGCGCCCTGTGCCGCAGGAACCTGCGGTTGCTGGGCCTGAGCAGGGGCGGGCGCTCCCGGTGTGGTCAGTGGGTTGACCTGCTGCGGCGTGGGCACGGAGGGCCTTGCGACGGTTGGGGTTTGCACCGTGGGGGTTTGCACCGTGGGTGTCTGTACAGTAGGCACCTGAACCGTAGGCGTCTGCATTGGTGCCGCTGGCATTGGCTGCGAGAGCGTGGGCGAAGTGCCACCCCCGAAGGGTTGCCCACCCATGCCGTTGGGGCTGGGTGCATTGCTTCCGCCCATGGGAGCGGTGGGCGCGCCAGTACCCTGAACAAAAACGGAGTCTGACGCGGCAAAGGCCGCGCCGCCCGACAGAGCCAGGGACACGCACAGGCTGTACACGAGTACGGCCCGAATGGCTGAAATAAGATGGGCGCGGCTGTAAACCGCGCCCCATCGAAGAAACATGCGGGTGTTCCTTACGGTTTACGTTTGGGGCAGTTAAAATTCATAAAGTCCACTTCCGGGCGGCTTGTGAGACGCTCGTCAGGCACCAGAGCATAGCCGCGCCAGTCGCGCAAGGTGGCATTGATTCTATCCATATTCACGTAAGCCAGCAAGGCGGGCCAGCGGTCGGCCATATCACGCAGCATGCGCGCGTAGGTGACTTCCCCGCCGTGGAAACCGTCAAAGAACTCGCAGTCGCCAGAGGCAAAGGTGCGCGGGTCGGTAAATTCCATAACATCAATGCCACGGGCAAGCAGGGCGTCGCGCAGCTTGAAGAGGTGCGGATAATCGGCCTCGCGTTCGCGCATGGCGTCAAGCACACGGACAGAAAGGGGCGAAATGAAAACAAAGGTGGCAATGCCCCTGGCCTTGAGCCGGCAGTAAATTTCTGCAAAGGCATCCAGATGGGCGCTGCTGATGCCGCCGGGGTCGCGGCTGTCAGCCAGCGGCTTGGCGTGGAAAAAGGCCTTGGTACCGTAGCGTACCTGCTTGAGGGTGTCCTCGAACTGGTAGTCAAAGGGCCGCTTTTGTCCGGTGCTTTCACCTGTATAATACCAGGAGCCATCAGAGCCAAAGCCGTCGTTGTACTGCTGGGCCATGATGCCGTAACGGACGTTGCGGAATCCGCCCATGGACTGCGGCAACATGGGGGCGATAAAGTCCCTGAACGAAATTTTGCCTTCAAGCAGCCATGTCCAAGGTTTCTTGAGGCTGTCGAAACCGTAGTTGTACGATCCGCTGGTGGGCGGTTCTTCCTTGAAAGGATCGGCATTCCACTGCGGCATGAACCACCAGAAGTCCAGCCCGATGATGATGGCATCTGGCTTGTGGATGCGCAGCATGGCGTCAATGGTTGAGCGCAACACGGGCAGATTGCCCGCCGTGCCGCCCACATTGAGGAAGGGCTTGCGGAAGTATGCGCCCCGGAACTGCATGACCCGCGAGGAACCCACGACGGCGATTTCAGGCTTCACCTTGGCATAGAGTTGCAGTTTGTAGTCCACAAAATCCTGGGAAACGCCGGATCCAAACACGGCAAAATTCCCCTTGGACTGTTCGTTGACGGCCCGTTCCACGGCTACGTCGCCGCTGCTGTGCAGCCACCACGCGGTATAGGGAACGGCCAGCAGGCATCCCGCCAGGACAAGGCCCAGCAGCACGAGAAAATAACGCTTCAAAAAGGCGGTTTCTGTGTTGTTCATGGCGTTCACGCGTGGTTAAAATTGGAAGTACAGGAAGGTCGCCTTGCGCGAAACCAGAATCAGGGTGAGGAAGGCCATAACGGCCAGCCCCGTAGCCCAGGCGGCTGTGGGCCGCCAGCTCAGGCGCGGGCGGCTTCCATCGCGTCTGCCGTGCAGAATCTCGCGGCTGTTGGGCAACGCCCAGACCACCAGAAAGCTCACCAGCAGCAGGGCAAAGGGAACCCATCCCTGAATGTAGTTGTTGGGCAGCCAGCGGGCCACCAGGGCGGCAAAGCCCGTAAGCCCGTCGGTTGTTGCGCTCAGGCCCGCCGCTTCACGCGTAAACGGCCCTGTGAACATGGCTTTGAACATGCGGCCCGCGCCTTCAATTGTCAGCGCGCGGAACACAACCCAGCACAGATTGATGCAGAAAAATGTAAACAGGATGGAGCAGATGCGCAACGGCGCAAGGGCCAATACGCGCTCCAGCGTTTTGCCCTTGATGCAGGCACGGAAAAAGTGGTTGATGCCCAGCATGGAACCGTGCAGCGCGCCCCAGACAATAAAGGTCCAGCCAGCGCCGTGCCACGCGCCGCCGATCAGCATGGTCAGAAACAGGTTGCGGTACTGCATGAGCCGCCCTTTGCGGTTGCCGCCAAGGGGGATGTACAGAAAATCGCGCAGCCACGAACTGAGCGTGATGTGCCAGCGTCGCCAGAAGTCCACAATGCCGGTGGATTTATAGGGCGAATCAAAGTTTTCCGGCAGTTTGAGGCCCAGCATGAGGGCAAGGCCAATGGCCATGTCCGTGTAGCCAGAAAAGTCGAAATACAGCTGGAAGGTATAGCACAGCGAACCCAGCCACGCCTCGGCCCCGCTGAGCGGAAAGGCCTTTTCCGCCGCATTGAAGACAGAGTCGGCGTACATGGCAATGCTGTCGGCCAGCAGAACCTTTTTGATCATGCCGAAGGTAAAAAGCGTAAAGCCCTGAGCCAGATTCTCAGCATTGGTGGGGGCAAGGGTATCAAACTGCGGGCCTATCTGCTCATAACGCACGATTGGCCCGGAAATCACATAGGGGAAACATGCGGAGAACAGTGCATGCCGCGTAAAGCCCTGAGGGGTTACCTGCCCACGGTATACGCTGACAAGCCAGGCGATCTGGATGAAGGTATAAAAAGAAATACCCAAGGGCAGCCCGGGCGGGGTGAAATGCCACTGCGCATGCAGCAGCGCCCCAAGATTCTGGGCCAGAAAGGCGGAATATTTGAACCACAGCAGGGGCAGCAGGTTGAGCACCAGGGCAAGGATAAGCAGACCCTTGCGGCTCAAGTGGAACCGGCAGCCAGCCTGCTTGCGCGAACCGCACAGGCAGGCCTTTTCGGCATCACCTTCCGCGTTTTCAGCGAGGGCTGCATCCTGTTTTTGCTCTGGCTCTGGCGCTGCCAGGGCAAGGGCAAAGGCATAGTTCATGCCCAGAATCACAGCCAGCAGAATCAGGAAGGGCAAACCCCACAAACCGTAAAATACTACGGAAAAAGCCAGCAGCACCAGGGCAAGACCCGTGGGGCCGTAGCCCTGGGTCAGCCGCCAGCATACCAGCAGCAGGGGTAGAAAGGCGAAAAGGAATGTGTACGAGTTGAAAAGCATGTGCGACTCCCGTTGGACGGCGTGGACATGCCCGCCGCGCTGGCGTCAGCCTGGATTCTTCCGAGTTTGCGGTGTGGGGTGCTCCGCACTCTGCGGCTGAGCCGCCGAAATGCCGGGCACCCTGCTTTGATCCCCAGTGCCGCCTTGCGTTCCGCACAGCAGGGCAAGGCGGTTGCTCAAGCCCGGCATGCATGTCTGCCGTGCCGGGCTGTGCATTTTTTGTAGGCCAAATGGCAAAGAAAAAGCGCGCACGACAAGAAACGCGTCACACGCGCCCCCTCCGGCATGCCAAGGCTGCCGAGGCTCCGAGCTTGCCTAGGGGTTCAGCTCTGCGCGAAGCTTGCGCGAGAGGCGAAACACCATAACCTTGCGCGGCGGCAGGGTGATGGTTTCATCTGTCTTAGGGTTGCGGCCCTTGCGGGAGGCCTTGTCATAACACTCAAACTTGCCGAAGCCGCTGATAAGCAGGGCCCGGTCTTTTTTGATGGCGACCTTCATGATCTCCAGCAGTTTTTCTACCACGTTCTTGACATCTACGCGGTTTTTGTCCGTTTCTTCGTAGATGGCCTCCACGATGTCCGCTTTGGTCAGTGTTTTTTTCATAGTGCTCTCCGGCGCAGTGCGCTGGTATGGCTGAGTGGAACTCAGTGTCCCTAATGCCCCGCAGCAATGTTTGTCAGCTTCACACAAACGGAACTTTTGTGTAAAATACACGCAACTTACAGACAGAGCAAGATTTTTTTAAAAAAATCGCCTGCATGTTATTTTCCGTCCAATGCGCTCTACATACCGTTTCACAGTCAGCGAGCCACCTATGCCCCCCCAAAAAAAGTTTTTGTCCATGATCTTTATGGGCATTTCTTCACCCTTTTATAGGCAATCTCATTCCGAGAATACCTGCTGTGAAGCAGCCGCCGAACCACATATTGGGGGGCTGATATGGATATGACTCAGAATATTGCGCAACGTTCATCGCAAACTGGGGGCAAAGGGCGCGTAGTGTCGCTGGATTTTGCATGGCTGCGACGCAGTGCGGCACAAAGGCAGGCAGTTGTGCCAGTTTTTTTACCATTCAGGGGCTGCCCTGTGCGCTGTGTTTTTTGCGCGCAGGATGTGCAGACGGGTATTGGCGGTTGCCAAAATCCGGACAGGGCGGAAAGTTCGCGCGCCGCAAGTGTGGAGGGTCTGCTGCTCGCCGCACGGGAGAATCTTCGTCTGCGCCATGAAAGCGGGCAGGCTGCGGCGGAACTGGCATTTTACGGCGGCACGTTCACCGCATTGCCCGAGGAAGATCTGTCCGCCTGCCTTGATCTGGCCTGTGAGGCGCAGGAAAAAGGCTGGATAAGTTCCTTCCGCTGTTCAACCCGTCCGGACAGGGTCGATGCCCCAATACTGGAGAGGTTGCGCGCTGCAGGCTGCGGTGTGGTGGAGCTGGGCGTGCAGAGTTTTGCCGACAGTGCCCTTGCCGCCTCCCGCCGGGGCTATACCGGCGGCACTGCCCAGGCGGCCTGCGCCCTTGTGCGGGCTGCGAATCTCAAGCTGGTGGTGCAGCTCTTGCCCGGCATGCCGGGGCATAGCGCGCAGTTTTTTAGGGACGATGTGCCAACGGCCCTTGCTGCGGGCGCGCAGATGCTGCGGTTTTATCCCTGCCTTGTGCTTGAAGACACCGGTCTTGCCGCCATGTGGCGCGAGGGGAGCTACAAACCCTGGCCGCTGGAGGATACGCTTGAAAGCCTTGCCCACGGCTGGCTCATGGCAGCGCGGGCCAATGTGCCCGTGATCCGCATGGGGCTTGCCCCGGAGCCGGGGCTGGAGAGTGCCGTTCTTGCCGGGCCTGTGGACAGGGAACTTGGCGGCAGGGTCAAGGGCCGTGCATTGCTGTTGGCGGTAAGGGAAGTGCTTGGCGAGGGTGCGGCAACACCAGCTGCGCAGTTTGATTTGCTGCTGCCCCGGGCCGCCCAGGGGTTCTTTTGGGGCGCGAAGGGTGAACTGCGCGCCAGATGGGCTGCGCTGGGGCTGCGCACGGTATTTTTTGACGATAAAATCTCGCCGCAGCTTGTTTTCATCTAGGTCTGGTTGGAAGCGAAATGTTTTGCAGGGTGACGCCTTTTGTAAAAAGGTTTTTTCTCACGCCCAGTTACTAAAATTCGAGCGCGGGGCAGAGTGACACCGCGCAGGGCAAAACGCACAGAACCCGCCGTAAAGCAGGTTCTGTGCGTTTGTTGTCAGCTCTGGAAAAGGAGGCGGCCGCCGGGGGGGAACCGGCGGCCGAGAAGGGAGGGAGGGTGTTGATGGTTATAAGGTTCTGTTCAAAGGAGGAGGTTCTTGGAGGCTCCGTAATGCCCCCCTTGGGGGTAGGGGGCAGGACGGAAATTTGTTCTCTGTGATTCTGTATATGTCAACCGCCTTGGGCGGACGAGTTGGGAGCGGCAATTTGGGTTAAGTTGTGGTTACTGGGCCGCGCCGTGCTGATGTTTCGCCGCAGCGGGTGCGTCCTTTTTGGGCATGGGGGCAGCGGCAGGCTTGCCCACTTCCTTTTCAAGACGCTGGGTCATGGTTTCGTGCATCTGACCGAGCTGCTTTCTGAGTTGCAGCAATTCGGTGGCAGTGGCGCGCACAGCCGCAATGTCGGGGTTGGAGGCATTTTGCAGGGCGCGCAACTCCTGTCTCTTGATGAACATCTGGTCCTTTACGGGTTCCATCTGTTTGACGAACTCAGTCACAATGGCATCATACTTCTGCTGCTGTTCGGGGGTGTAGGCCCCACGTCCCATCATGCCGTGTCCCTGCATTCCGGGGCAGGGCATTTCACCCATGCAGCCGCCCATTTCCCGCATGCCTTCGGGCATGTCGCCTGCGGGGCCAGGCTGGCTGTAGGCAGTTATGGCGCCACCCATCAGGGTTGCTGCAAGTATGGCTGCGATGGCGATGTTTTTGGATTTCATGGAAGGCTACCTCGTAGTCTTTTTTCTCGTATATGGTTTCGTTGTTCCTGCAACGTTTGCTTGCTATATAGCAATGCGTGTGCCAACTATATTTTATTTAATAAAATTAGAATGTTAATGTGTTGTCCGCTGCGGCCGTTGCGCCTGCGGGCAGAGAAGCGTATGTTTTTTATACATTCGGGCATTGTCTCTGTATAAAATTTGTACATCTGCATAATTTTCTTACAGGGGTCGCCGGGCAAAATTGAATAAAAAACGCGCCCGCCTTGAGGGCGGACGCGTGTTGTTGCGAGCAGATTGTCGCGGTTATTTGCTGGCGGAAGTGGACAGACCGGGATATTCCATGCTGCACCCGCGCGTTTGCGGGCTGCCAAGCGGAACGCCTACCTCAGTACCCATGCGCTGGTCTGCTCGTTGCAGAAGGGCGCGCAGTTCATCTCGCAATTGCTGTAATTCATGCCCCAGACGGGGCAGCGTTTCCGGCGAGGTGGTCTGGTTGTAGCTCAGGTGGGCAAGCTCGTTTTTTTTCAGCATGATGCTTTTGCGCAGATCGTTCACCTTGGGGGAGTATTCGTCAATGACGGCCTGGGCTTTGGCCCGTTGCGCGGGCGAAAGCTGTTGCAGCCATGTCCGCATATCTGCGGCGTGGTTGGCTGCGGGGCTTCCCGGCGAAGGTGTATA encodes the following:
- a CDS encoding AbrB family transcriptional regulator, translating into MGTTIMLFAVGLAGSFVFDRFHLPGGAMTGAMIAVVIFKSCGSITSPDMAHWVRFIVYGCVGVLVGNMYNPGMLDAVRDTWPMMLLSTGIILMAGLLCTWIAVRWGGLSVGGAYLATSPGGFNAVVALSGGTGAEAPMVMVYHLVRIYAIVLLSPIVAKMLSYLVK
- a CDS encoding sulfite exporter TauE/SafE family protein, producing the protein MLIFAAMLLLGILLGFVGAGGAGVMITMLSVGFDIPMQVALGTSLAAMTFTSLSGSVSHFREGNVNRRLGLLLGAFGAAGAFCGAHISSGLASATLKPLTGVVLMFSAFLIYLRVFHPANPLFSFRFTSTRGVKFWLLTGMVGVFNGLVSGACGVGATPFIQMTLLIIFNVPLYQTVGTTMLVILPIAAFGSLGFLAAGHLDLVLFLQVLAGQVIGAYVGAKFTRMAPQLLLKGCMVALPGLGGLILLLAR
- a CDS encoding TDT family transporter, which codes for MHDPWQTRKQTTTEDNSRLQSVRNFFRAVPTPLAGLALGIASLGIGLEKSLPLHNFAQVFGALTSMALILLLAGKFAMNPRLLLEELRHPVLGSILPTTSMALMLQSKSLSILDARAAQWLWLFAVALHLCLLLAFVAFRARQFSLHHMLPSWFVPFVGISVAAMTVPGPAYYQLAYGLMVFGMVNYAALLPVMLYRLIFSREIEDASKPTIAVLAAPASLSLVAYLSLEPTPSLLLCSLLLGVAVLMTSIIYVAFFKLLRLPFSPGFAAYTFPMAVGATALYKVSELLAAYPATLEYALQLKVLAVLEMIVATLVVAYVCWRYLIFYVRAWDTLLRAQRAAHV
- a CDS encoding LysR substrate-binding domain-containing protein; the protein is MTLKQLQVFLAVARFQNLTQAAEAVFLTKGAVSQALQELERHLGVRLFDRVHPHLRLNHEGARLWPLADEMMQRAEAIERTFQAGGACFLSIGASKTIGNYLLPQLMHDFEKDHGWLPKAQIANTNRLLELVEGYVLDVVLLEGEQHRPDMVAEEWLKDEMAVVACKGHALADGKAHAPEELAGQRWILREPDSGTRAFFAHTLGTLIAPYTVALSLSSTEAVLGMVEQGLGITFASRLMAELPGFSSRFSIIRLTQTFSRTFSLCWHESKYHSAGMDTFIRFCRAWSPLNR
- a CDS encoding tetratricopeptide repeat protein produces the protein MFLRWGAVYSRAHLISAIRAVLVYSLCVSLALSGGAAFAASDSVFVQGTGAPTAPMGGSNAPSPNGMGGQPFGGGTSPTLSQPMPAAPMQTPTVQVPTVQTPTVQTPTVQTPTVARPSVPTPQQVNPLTTPGAPAPAQAQQPQVPAAQGASAPAAPAQPASPALEAPKKPEAPVKEKGSKNRRDKKSKKGKKEEAAEQEKAAPAMESAPTKAPVPVPQRTSPPTQAEEAAAAYAKGDYATAESIWSKQAEAGDGQAMNNLGVLYDLGQGVEPDLGRALHWFAESAKTGHPSGMSNYGRMLEQGRGIEPNPAEAARWFDLAARQGQPEAQYNLGMLYELGRGVQQDFTAAAAWYSRAAAQQQTEALFRLGHFYRVGQGVTKNPSRAVLLLYAAAMNGDANAMKELEDMARAEPSRPEAVLFGQRLDNTDRNSMRTALRQYGATIIREDDAYICDLYDAAKVAPGARQMAICYGPGNPGSLGFLELDYTAPNNTVEGMILKMVTDRFGKASAGEGDDAHLWNLGSVVVATRYEPTRGQLSLMYMVPRVYHLTRQR
- a CDS encoding MBOAT family protein, with protein sequence MLFNSYTFLFAFLPLLLVCWRLTQGYGPTGLALVLLAFSVVFYGLWGLPFLILLAVILGMNYAFALALAAPEPEQKQDAALAENAEGDAEKACLCGSRKQAGCRFHLSRKGLLILALVLNLLPLLWFKYSAFLAQNLGALLHAQWHFTPPGLPLGISFYTFIQIAWLVSVYRGQVTPQGFTRHALFSACFPYVISGPIVRYEQIGPQFDTLAPTNAENLAQGFTLFTFGMIKKVLLADSIAMYADSVFNAAEKAFPLSGAEAWLGSLCYTFQLYFDFSGYTDMAIGLALMLGLKLPENFDSPYKSTGIVDFWRRWHITLSSWLRDFLYIPLGGNRKGRLMQYRNLFLTMLIGGAWHGAGWTFIVWGALHGSMLGINHFFRACIKGKTLERVLALAPLRICSILFTFFCINLCWVVFRALTIEGAGRMFKAMFTGPFTREAAGLSATTDGLTGFAALVARWLPNNYIQGWVPFALLLVSFLVVWALPNSREILHGRRDGSRPRLSWRPTAAWATGLAVMAFLTLILVSRKATFLYFQF
- a CDS encoding integration host factor subunit alpha yields the protein MKKTLTKADIVEAIYEETDKNRVDVKNVVEKLLEIMKVAIKKDRALLISGFGKFECYDKASRKGRNPKTDETITLPPRKVMVFRLSRKLRAELNP
- a CDS encoding radical SAM protein; translation: MTQNIAQRSSQTGGKGRVVSLDFAWLRRSAAQRQAVVPVFLPFRGCPVRCVFCAQDVQTGIGGCQNPDRAESSRAASVEGLLLAARENLRLRHESGQAAAELAFYGGTFTALPEEDLSACLDLACEAQEKGWISSFRCSTRPDRVDAPILERLRAAGCGVVELGVQSFADSALAASRRGYTGGTAQAACALVRAANLKLVVQLLPGMPGHSAQFFRDDVPTALAAGAQMLRFYPCLVLEDTGLAAMWREGSYKPWPLEDTLESLAHGWLMAARANVPVIRMGLAPEPGLESAVLAGPVDRELGGRVKGRALLLAVREVLGEGAATPAAQFDLLLPRAAQGFFWGAKGELRARWAALGLRTVFFDDKISPQLVFI
- a CDS encoding Spy/CpxP family protein refolding chaperone produces the protein MKSKNIAIAAILAATLMGGAITAYSQPGPAGDMPEGMREMGGCMGEMPCPGMQGHGMMGRGAYTPEQQQKYDAIVTEFVKQMEPVKDQMFIKRQELRALQNASNPDIAAVRATATELLQLRKQLGQMHETMTQRLEKEVGKPAAAPMPKKDAPAAAKHQHGAAQ